One genomic window of Paraburkholderia sp. BL23I1N1 includes the following:
- a CDS encoding aromatic ring-hydroxylating dioxygenase subunit alpha, which yields MNVKAEMDAVLYPETGPDGLPLTPLTQEFYSSELWYERDIERVFSRRWLFVCHISELPNSGDYTTFELGKISIIVSRGQTGEVHAFHNVCRHKGTRLRESGKGNARVFTCQFHAWSYNTDGTLRLAPHMPDLDKACYNAKSVWSEVWNGMIFINLQTEKPKSVADYLQNADFRGHRLESAKVIAEKDYVTKANWKINGETFQECYHCAIVHKATLGNIINPITTYTAYDDVAPGVGNDREYMIFSDNLTDGQFAPGVKTETMDGQFVTKRLMGDGPEPQAAKLLSWFPNFSVGAWPDFAVVVDWIPVSAQETLFRTRWLVHADAVEGVDYDVDTVIELTDLTNIEDKKIVELQQQGVNSPAYVPGPYQIPLEDDARKYIAHYLTMVKEVSTWSR from the coding sequence ATGAATGTTAAAGCAGAGATGGATGCTGTTCTGTATCCGGAGACTGGACCCGATGGGTTACCGTTGACGCCATTAACGCAAGAATTCTACAGCTCGGAATTGTGGTATGAGCGGGATATTGAACGAGTGTTTAGTCGCAGATGGCTCTTTGTGTGTCATATTTCGGAGTTGCCAAATTCCGGAGATTACACGACTTTCGAGTTGGGAAAAATCAGCATCATCGTATCCCGCGGGCAGACCGGTGAAGTCCATGCCTTCCACAACGTGTGTCGGCATAAGGGAACGCGTCTGCGTGAATCGGGTAAAGGTAATGCGCGTGTATTTACATGCCAATTTCATGCGTGGTCATACAACACTGACGGCACACTTCGCCTAGCTCCCCACATGCCTGATCTTGATAAGGCATGTTATAACGCGAAGAGTGTTTGGAGCGAAGTTTGGAATGGCATGATTTTCATTAATCTTCAAACCGAAAAGCCGAAATCGGTCGCTGATTACCTTCAGAATGCTGATTTCCGTGGACACCGCTTGGAGAGCGCCAAGGTTATTGCCGAAAAGGATTATGTAACCAAGGCTAACTGGAAGATAAATGGCGAAACTTTCCAGGAGTGCTATCACTGCGCAATTGTTCACAAGGCCACGCTCGGGAACATTATCAATCCCATTACGACTTATACGGCTTATGACGATGTGGCGCCGGGGGTCGGGAACGATAGGGAGTATATGATTTTTTCGGACAACTTGACCGACGGGCAATTTGCTCCGGGTGTTAAGACCGAGACCATGGATGGTCAATTCGTGACGAAGCGGCTGATGGGTGATGGCCCGGAGCCGCAGGCGGCCAAATTATTGTCTTGGTTCCCGAATTTTTCCGTTGGTGCTTGGCCGGACTTTGCTGTTGTTGTTGACTGGATTCCGGTCTCGGCGCAGGAGACGCTTTTCAGGACCCGATGGCTGGTTCATGCCGATGCCGTTGAGGGGGTCGATTATGACGTTGATACGGTCATTGAGCTTACTGATCTGACCAATATTGAAGACAAGAAAATCGTTGAGCTTCAACAGCAGGGCGTGAATTCGCCCGCTTATGTTCCCGGCCCTTATCAAATCCCTCTCGAGGATGATGCGCGAAAATATATTGCGCATTATCTCACCATGGTAAAAGAGGTTAGCACGTGGTCACGATGA
- a CDS encoding serine hydrolase encodes MKPLNHLGKAITSADWLDVPTNRIAFRKIEDVLPIAKIDNGLSSQKNFEQRLIPSEFLSFQDSTGVFSIEKFLEDTYTDGFLILHSGKIAYEWYTPTQSNSDRHIVFSVTKSVVGSLVGVLIDQGKIDPSEFVPHYVPELRGTAFDQVRVQHLLDMTVSLDFTESYLDPSGAYARYRRSVGWSGSEIDSTHSGMHAFLTEIPLKNQPHGSSFDYLSPNSDVLGWVCERAANGSLAALLSSHIWQPLQAESSAYITVDSLGAPRAAGGFGCTLRDMARFGECMRNDGNIDGRQIIPASWIERTIQRTDSQAWKAGAMADWIPGGGYKNQWWLTNNKNNAYFAAGIYGHWIYIDPTRGVVIVKQTSRPEGPATKEMFQYELGLYGKLAEIFR; translated from the coding sequence ATGAAACCACTGAATCACCTTGGTAAAGCAATTACATCGGCGGACTGGCTTGATGTACCGACGAACCGGATTGCGTTTCGTAAAATTGAAGACGTGTTGCCGATCGCGAAAATTGATAATGGGCTGTCGTCGCAAAAGAATTTTGAGCAACGCTTGATCCCGTCGGAATTCTTGAGTTTTCAAGATTCCACGGGCGTGTTTAGTATTGAGAAATTCCTCGAAGATACTTATACCGATGGTTTTTTGATTTTGCATAGCGGAAAAATCGCATACGAATGGTATACCCCGACACAATCCAATAGCGATAGGCATATAGTATTTTCGGTGACCAAATCGGTGGTGGGGTCGCTAGTTGGGGTCCTTATTGATCAGGGAAAGATCGATCCGTCGGAATTTGTGCCTCACTACGTGCCGGAGTTGCGGGGCACGGCATTTGATCAAGTCCGTGTTCAGCATCTGCTTGACATGACTGTGAGCCTTGACTTCACGGAGTCTTATCTCGACCCGAGTGGCGCGTATGCCCGTTACCGGCGTTCGGTTGGTTGGAGCGGTTCTGAGATCGATTCGACGCATTCGGGTATGCACGCATTTTTGACAGAAATTCCGCTAAAAAACCAGCCTCATGGAAGCTCCTTTGATTATCTTTCGCCAAACTCGGATGTTTTAGGCTGGGTTTGCGAACGAGCAGCTAATGGCTCATTGGCCGCTTTGTTGTCTTCGCACATCTGGCAGCCTCTTCAGGCTGAGTCTAGTGCTTACATTACGGTAGATAGCCTTGGAGCGCCTCGAGCGGCGGGTGGTTTTGGATGCACTCTGCGGGATATGGCACGATTCGGCGAGTGTATGCGTAATGACGGAAACATTGATGGGCGCCAGATCATTCCCGCTTCGTGGATTGAGCGCACCATACAACGAACCGACAGTCAGGCTTGGAAGGCTGGCGCCATGGCGGATTGGATTCCGGGTGGTGGGTATAAAAATCAGTGGTGGCTGACCAATAATAAAAATAATGCCTATTTCGCAGCGGGAATTTACGGACACTGGATCTATATTGACCCGACGCGAGGCGTTGTAATAGTAAAGCAGACGTCGCGGCCCGAAGGGCCAGCAACTAAGGAAATGTTTCAGTACGAGCTTGGGCTTTACGGAAAATTGGCTGAGATCTTTCGCTAA
- a CDS encoding SDR family NAD(P)-dependent oxidoreductase, whose product MTEFKAKSAVIIGGETGIGRASAEALAKSGLSVTIAGIIAAKGHETAEVINARGGDAIFVHLDVRDSKKVTEVVQQGRAEGHDILVYSAGVFDNLAGCTDTSEELWNQLMDINLKGCFLANKAALEIMVKRGWGRIVNIGSIASFNASADGFPYTVSKHGMVGLTKHIARRYGKDGITANCVCPGIIETDIVSNTKNIIGNCVPALSQDIMNGDGWKKWVPVGRQGTVGEVGDLVAYLAGGSAGYITGQSLVIDGGWLTA is encoded by the coding sequence ATGACTGAATTCAAAGCTAAAAGTGCAGTGATTATCGGCGGGGAAACTGGCATTGGTCGTGCATCCGCTGAAGCCCTGGCGAAGTCTGGTCTGTCAGTAACTATCGCTGGGATCATCGCTGCAAAAGGTCATGAAACTGCTGAGGTAATCAATGCTCGTGGCGGTGACGCGATTTTCGTGCATCTGGATGTTCGCGATTCCAAAAAGGTCACAGAGGTGGTGCAGCAAGGGCGAGCGGAAGGGCACGATATTCTGGTCTATTCTGCAGGGGTTTTTGATAATCTTGCTGGTTGCACTGATACTTCCGAAGAGCTTTGGAATCAACTGATGGATATTAATCTAAAGGGTTGTTTCCTTGCCAATAAGGCTGCGCTTGAAATCATGGTCAAGCGTGGCTGGGGACGAATCGTCAATATTGGATCTATTGCTTCATTCAATGCAAGTGCTGATGGATTTCCGTATACCGTGTCCAAGCACGGCATGGTCGGGCTGACTAAGCACATTGCGCGCCGATATGGAAAGGATGGCATCACTGCAAATTGCGTATGCCCCGGCATCATTGAAACGGATATCGTTTCCAATACGAAAAATATTATTGGGAACTGTGTTCCCGCGCTGTCGCAGGACATCATGAATGGAGATGGATGGAAAAAATGGGTTCCGGTTGGTCGCCAGGGCACGGTCGGCGAAGTTGGTGATCTGGTGGCCTACCTCGCAGGAGGAAGTGCTGGATACATAACCGGCCAATCACTTGTAATTGATGGCGGCTGGTTGACGGCATAA
- a CDS encoding aldehyde dehydrogenase family protein — protein MRKLSRFYIDGHWVTPLTGSESKVFDVYSPVTEQLSGQVLLGSSGDVDNAVRAAKKALESFSATSKLERIELLRRIAEEYRRRHDDFSEAVAEEIGCPPWLAKDGQFTLPEMHLKAGIDLLDSYQFEHTQGTTLIRQQPVGVCGLITPWNWPILQIMIKLAPALATGCTVVWKPSEYSPFSAQILAEVLDAAAVPPGVFNMVFGDGSCVGHAISSHADVAMVSVTGSTRAGIEVARQAALTVKRVHQELGGKGPNILLEDADFETAITSGVQYVMLNSGQNCTSPTRLLVPRSRLDEAEAIAMKVAKGMKVGPPEAEAMIGPVANKQQWERVQHMIQRGIDEGARLVLGGTGRPEGVERGYFVRPTIFSDVSNQMAIAQEEIFGPVLSIIPYDSVEDAISMANDSEFGLAAYVHSARHDAAMQVASRIVSGQIYINGDMNLLDVTVPFGGRKMSGNGKEFGAAGFEAFTESVAYLGFGTAS, from the coding sequence ATGCGTAAGTTATCCCGTTTCTACATTGACGGTCACTGGGTCACCCCTCTGACCGGGTCGGAATCGAAAGTGTTCGATGTCTACAGTCCAGTAACGGAGCAGCTTTCTGGGCAAGTATTGCTTGGCAGTTCGGGCGATGTCGACAACGCTGTTCGTGCTGCCAAAAAGGCGCTTGAGAGTTTTTCCGCCACTTCGAAGCTTGAGCGGATCGAATTGTTGCGGCGAATTGCAGAAGAGTATCGGAGACGACATGACGACTTTAGCGAAGCAGTGGCGGAAGAAATCGGATGTCCGCCTTGGCTGGCCAAGGATGGGCAATTTACTTTGCCAGAAATGCACCTGAAAGCAGGCATTGATTTACTGGATTCCTATCAGTTCGAGCACACGCAAGGTACCACTTTAATCCGGCAACAACCGGTTGGTGTATGCGGTCTGATTACGCCGTGGAACTGGCCGATTCTGCAAATCATGATCAAGCTCGCGCCGGCTCTTGCGACGGGCTGTACAGTGGTATGGAAGCCCTCGGAGTACTCGCCTTTTTCGGCGCAGATTCTGGCGGAGGTTCTGGACGCGGCTGCTGTTCCGCCTGGTGTCTTCAATATGGTATTCGGTGACGGTAGCTGCGTGGGCCACGCCATCAGCTCGCATGCGGACGTGGCGATGGTGTCTGTCACGGGTTCTACCAGGGCCGGTATTGAAGTTGCCCGTCAGGCTGCCCTTACGGTCAAGCGAGTTCATCAAGAACTGGGCGGAAAGGGGCCAAACATCCTCCTGGAAGACGCTGATTTCGAGACGGCAATTACGTCGGGTGTGCAATATGTCATGCTGAACTCGGGACAGAATTGCACGTCGCCAACGAGGCTGCTGGTTCCTAGAAGTCGCCTGGACGAGGCGGAAGCCATCGCAATGAAAGTGGCTAAGGGAATGAAGGTTGGGCCTCCGGAGGCTGAGGCAATGATTGGTCCTGTGGCGAACAAGCAGCAGTGGGAGCGTGTGCAGCATATGATCCAGCGAGGAATCGACGAGGGAGCGAGGCTGGTATTAGGCGGCACTGGGCGGCCGGAAGGCGTGGAGCGTGGGTATTTCGTTAGGCCAACAATTTTTAGTGATGTGAGCAATCAGATGGCCATCGCTCAGGAGGAAATTTTTGGCCCGGTGCTATCCATCATTCCATATGACTCGGTTGAGGACGCAATCTCGATGGCTAATGATAGTGAATTCGGGCTTGCTGCGTATGTGCATTCCGCGCGCCATGATGCTGCGATGCAGGTCGCGAGCCGAATTGTGTCCGGCCAGATCTACATTAACGGAGATATGAATCTGTTGGACGTCACGGTACCGTTTGGGGGCCGGAAGATGTCGGGGAATGGCAAGGAATTTGGTGCAGCGGGATTTGAGGCCTTTACGGAAAGTGTTGCATACCTCGGATTTGGCACCGCAAGTTGA
- a CDS encoding APC family permease — protein sequence MDNVTNSQALEDAVSNSSKQARLSGRMGTTSLMLTVLAFAAPMAVVAGYLPFTIVADGPGASLALCLTTAILLLFTVGYVTMTRHVPKPGDFYAFISSGLGNVSGLGAAFLAVISYVALLLGGYVFFGISVSSAIVSVGGVQAEWWEWSLLGWIAVSALGYLHIELSAKVLSVSMMIEIAIVMIFNVAVIHSGGADGLSVEPFTPSAFIRGDVGVTLLYAILLFVGFEATALFRDELVEPDRTIPRATYGAVILVGLLYTLSCYALVSAYGQHVWDIAKNDPASMFAHAIGIYAGRTMAQVTQVFVIMSVLASLISIHNVLSRYVFNLAADRAFPKYFSSVHSQHRSPHAASNLIAFVALLLIGSLVFTHANSAETYGMAAGIGGLGVVVLMAMVSYSAVAWFVRNGMPKEENAFKTLIAPGISAILLTLTAIFGVIHLDLVVGGKPGEYEWVTYFLLAAFALGSLVAFYFRCAMPEVYQNLGRAERVFEFLANRQERTDQLSD from the coding sequence GTGGATAACGTTACGAACAGTCAGGCTCTCGAGGATGCGGTAAGCAACTCTAGTAAACAAGCGCGACTTTCCGGCCGCATGGGCACGACATCACTTATGTTGACCGTGCTTGCTTTTGCTGCACCAATGGCCGTGGTCGCAGGATATCTGCCATTTACGATTGTCGCCGATGGACCCGGTGCAAGTCTGGCTTTGTGTTTGACAACCGCAATTCTGCTCTTGTTTACAGTGGGCTATGTAACCATGACGCGGCACGTTCCGAAGCCCGGGGACTTTTATGCGTTCATTAGCTCGGGCTTGGGCAACGTATCCGGATTGGGAGCCGCATTTCTGGCTGTTATATCCTATGTGGCACTTTTGCTCGGGGGCTACGTCTTTTTCGGAATTAGCGTGAGTTCGGCAATTGTTAGTGTGGGCGGAGTCCAAGCGGAATGGTGGGAATGGTCGCTGCTCGGTTGGATTGCCGTCAGTGCGTTGGGGTATTTGCACATTGAATTGTCTGCCAAGGTTCTGTCAGTTTCTATGATGATAGAAATTGCCATCGTGATGATTTTCAATGTGGCCGTGATTCACTCCGGGGGCGCGGATGGACTGTCGGTCGAACCATTTACGCCGTCAGCCTTTATTCGGGGAGATGTCGGCGTCACTTTGCTGTACGCGATTCTGCTGTTTGTCGGATTCGAGGCAACTGCGCTGTTCAGGGATGAACTGGTCGAGCCGGATCGGACTATCCCACGTGCTACATATGGCGCGGTAATTTTGGTCGGACTTTTGTATACACTTTCGTGCTATGCGCTCGTGTCGGCTTACGGCCAGCATGTATGGGATATCGCGAAAAATGATCCGGCTTCGATGTTTGCCCATGCGATCGGCATCTATGCTGGTCGGACCATGGCGCAAGTGACTCAAGTGTTCGTGATCATGTCTGTGCTCGCTTCGTTGATCTCGATCCACAATGTGCTTTCCCGCTATGTTTTCAATTTGGCCGCAGACCGGGCATTTCCGAAATACTTTTCAAGTGTGCACTCCCAACATCGCTCGCCGCATGCGGCTTCCAATCTGATTGCGTTCGTTGCGTTACTGCTCATTGGATCGCTCGTATTTACCCATGCCAATAGTGCGGAGACGTATGGGATGGCTGCGGGTATTGGTGGGCTCGGTGTTGTCGTGCTGATGGCAATGGTGAGTTATTCCGCCGTCGCGTGGTTTGTCAGAAATGGCATGCCGAAAGAAGAAAATGCCTTCAAGACATTAATTGCACCCGGAATATCCGCCATTCTTCTTACGCTGACCGCGATTTTCGGAGTTATCCATCTTGATCTGGTAGTCGGCGGAAAACCAGGGGAATATGAGTGGGTTACGTATTTCCTGCTTGCGGCATTCGCGCTCGGAAGCCTCGTTGCGTTCTATTTCCGCTGCGCAATGCCGGAGGTATATCAAAATCTTGGGCGTGCAGAGCGTGTTTTTGAGTTTTTGGCAAATCGACAGGAGCGGACCGATCAATTATCGGATTGA
- a CDS encoding PQQ-binding-like beta-propeller repeat protein produces the protein MLAKAGETDAAADWRLLGGGNDQQFHSSAAQIDQGNVGKLGLAWYVNMDAGDGLVGQPLIADGVIYQSGPPGRIYANDLKTGKSLWTFTPQTSYPANSSWTAYWASHVNRGLAMDGDNLYVGAYCNLLAVSRTTHKLVWSVPSCDMTKMQGITGAPRVGGGKVFIGNASGDMGTDRGFLDAFDGKTGKHLWRFYTQPGDPSKPFESEIMAKAAKTWGTNYWKYTQGGTSPWDAITYDDKSNTVYFGTDGPAPWSPKDRAPDAGDELFTDSILAVDATTGEYKWHFQTVQHDGWNLAATMHIMLADLPSADGGSRRVVMTAPKNGFFYVLDAKTGQFISAKNYVPVNWTKGLDPKTGRAIPSDEGNYWDGRTDNVIPLPGDVGAHSWEPMAYDPKNHLVFIPASIVPVSMYPSKDSFGGVAADYYYGFRADAKMKTHGELIAWDPQTQTARWKADRPLPVNGGVLATASGLVFEGTGDGKVQAFAADSGKLLWTYDVGGCVLAAPTVVTVDGTEYLIIASGNGGASGMRGIPRLMNTLRSQGPARLLAFRLGGALRLPIASPAAFPKPSLPKPADELAAARGGLVFSKNSCSACHGLNAVGPGASIIPDLRMMSAGTESAMHQIVIDGAFKQAGMPAFSDMTAQELSDLKVYIESQAWKGYAADQARRHGGASDPVN, from the coding sequence ATGTTGGCGAAAGCGGGCGAGACCGATGCAGCCGCAGACTGGCGCTTGCTTGGCGGCGGTAATGATCAGCAGTTCCATAGCTCCGCAGCTCAAATTGATCAGGGAAATGTTGGCAAGCTCGGGTTGGCCTGGTATGTAAACATGGATGCGGGTGATGGTCTCGTCGGTCAGCCGCTGATCGCGGACGGCGTTATCTATCAAAGCGGGCCGCCCGGCCGAATTTACGCCAACGATCTGAAAACCGGGAAGTCGCTCTGGACGTTCACGCCGCAGACTTCCTATCCGGCAAATAGTAGCTGGACCGCATATTGGGCCTCCCATGTCAATCGCGGTCTGGCGATGGATGGGGACAATCTGTATGTTGGTGCCTACTGCAATCTTTTGGCGGTCAGCCGCACTACACACAAGCTGGTGTGGTCCGTTCCGTCCTGCGATATGACAAAGATGCAGGGCATTACCGGCGCTCCGCGTGTCGGTGGCGGCAAGGTGTTCATCGGCAATGCGTCGGGCGATATGGGGACTGACCGAGGTTTTCTGGATGCCTTTGATGGAAAAACCGGCAAGCATCTGTGGCGCTTTTACACGCAGCCTGGCGATCCTTCTAAGCCGTTCGAAAGCGAGATCATGGCGAAGGCGGCCAAAACTTGGGGTACGAATTATTGGAAATATACCCAAGGTGGTACGAGCCCGTGGGATGCCATTACTTACGACGACAAATCCAATACTGTTTATTTCGGGACGGATGGTCCTGCTCCTTGGTCGCCGAAGGATCGTGCGCCGGATGCTGGCGACGAATTGTTTACTGACTCGATTCTTGCCGTCGATGCAACGACCGGGGAGTACAAATGGCATTTCCAAACGGTCCAGCACGATGGTTGGAACTTGGCTGCGACCATGCACATCATGCTGGCTGATTTGCCTTCTGCGGATGGCGGTAGTCGCCGTGTGGTGATGACTGCGCCCAAGAACGGCTTCTTTTATGTGCTGGACGCCAAGACGGGTCAATTCATCAGCGCCAAGAACTATGTGCCAGTGAATTGGACCAAGGGCCTTGATCCGAAGACCGGCCGGGCGATCCCGTCTGATGAAGGGAATTACTGGGACGGCAGGACAGATAATGTGATTCCTTTGCCTGGTGATGTAGGCGCGCATAGCTGGGAGCCGATGGCTTACGACCCCAAGAATCATCTCGTTTTCATCCCGGCCTCGATCGTGCCAGTTTCCATGTATCCAAGTAAGGATTCTTTCGGTGGTGTTGCTGCTGACTACTATTACGGTTTCCGGGCTGATGCCAAGATGAAGACTCATGGCGAGTTGATTGCTTGGGATCCGCAAACTCAAACAGCGCGGTGGAAGGCTGATCGACCGTTGCCGGTGAATGGTGGTGTGTTGGCTACCGCGAGTGGTCTGGTTTTTGAGGGGACGGGCGACGGTAAGGTGCAGGCTTTTGCTGCCGATTCAGGGAAGTTGCTCTGGACATACGATGTCGGTGGGTGCGTGCTTGCTGCACCAACCGTGGTGACGGTGGATGGTACGGAATACCTGATCATCGCCAGCGGCAATGGAGGTGCGTCGGGCATGCGTGGAATTCCCCGCCTGATGAATACCTTGCGCAGCCAAGGTCCGGCGCGCCTGCTTGCCTTCAGGCTGGGCGGTGCTTTGAGGTTGCCGATTGCATCTCCTGCCGCGTTCCCCAAGCCAAGCTTGCCGAAACCGGCCGATGAGCTTGCGGCAGCCCGCGGTGGGCTGGTCTTTTCGAAAAATAGTTGTTCCGCATGCCACGGCTTAAACGCAGTGGGTCCGGGTGCCAGCATCATTCCCGATCTTCGCATGATGTCGGCCGGTACGGAGTCAGCTATGCACCAGATCGTGATTGATGGCGCTTTCAAGCAGGCCGGTATGCCAGCCTTCTCGGATATGACTGCCCAGGAACTCTCGGATCTGAAGGTTTACATCGAATCCCAGGCATGGAAGGGATATGCGGCAGATCAGGCTCGTCGACACGGCGGCGCTTCGGATCCTGTGAACTGA
- the gabT gene encoding 4-aminobutyrate--2-oxoglutarate transaminase, translated as MARRAKAVPRGIGNAHPVFAERARNGEIWDVEGNRYIDFCAGIAVLNTGHRHPKISAAVAQQAEKFSHTCFQVVAYESYVELAERLSALAPGNFEKKAFFMTTGAEAVENAIKVARHHTKRSAVISFDGAFHGRTFMAMALTGKVAPYKAGFGPMAAEVYQALYPSELEGVSTECALHSVERLFKYTVDPHRVAAIIVEPVQGEGGYTPAPAAFLKGLREICDKHEIVLIADEIQTGVGRTGRMFAMEHHGVVPDLTTMAKGLGGGMTISAVVGRADILDSVPAGGLGSTYAGHPMACVAALAVLDVMKEEQLCARSEAIGERMRGRLNGLRSRVPEIADVRGLGAMTGIEFMKSNQPAPELANALKAEAFNRGLLLLTCGSYGNVLRIMLPLTVSDAIVDEGIDIIEGILLELTAGAPASTSVLMSERP; from the coding sequence ATGGCACGACGAGCGAAAGCAGTGCCCAGAGGGATTGGAAATGCTCACCCCGTTTTTGCGGAGCGTGCCAGGAACGGTGAAATCTGGGACGTTGAAGGTAATCGCTATATCGATTTTTGCGCGGGGATTGCTGTTCTGAACACGGGCCACCGTCATCCCAAAATCTCGGCGGCTGTCGCCCAGCAGGCGGAAAAGTTTTCGCATACCTGCTTCCAGGTGGTCGCGTATGAATCGTACGTCGAGCTTGCAGAGCGACTGTCGGCCCTCGCGCCCGGGAATTTCGAGAAGAAGGCGTTCTTCATGACCACGGGTGCGGAAGCCGTGGAAAACGCTATCAAGGTCGCACGCCATCATACAAAGCGTTCCGCTGTCATTTCGTTCGACGGCGCGTTCCACGGTCGCACTTTCATGGCGATGGCGCTGACCGGGAAAGTCGCCCCATACAAGGCCGGCTTTGGCCCGATGGCCGCCGAAGTGTATCAGGCGCTTTACCCGTCGGAGCTCGAAGGGGTCTCGACGGAATGCGCGCTTCATAGTGTCGAACGTCTGTTCAAGTACACGGTGGATCCGCATCGCGTAGCCGCAATCATCGTAGAGCCTGTACAGGGCGAAGGCGGCTATACGCCCGCACCCGCTGCGTTCCTGAAAGGCCTACGCGAAATTTGCGACAAGCACGAAATCGTGCTGATTGCCGATGAGATTCAGACCGGCGTGGGTCGAACCGGGCGTATGTTCGCGATGGAGCATCACGGCGTGGTGCCGGACCTGACGACGATGGCCAAGGGTCTCGGTGGTGGTATGACCATTTCGGCTGTTGTGGGCCGCGCAGATATTCTGGATTCGGTGCCGGCAGGTGGTCTTGGCAGCACATATGCGGGCCATCCGATGGCCTGTGTTGCTGCACTGGCTGTCCTGGACGTGATGAAGGAAGAGCAGCTTTGTGCTCGCAGTGAAGCTATCGGCGAGCGTATGCGCGGACGGCTCAATGGGCTGCGCTCACGCGTGCCCGAGATTGCCGATGTCCGCGGACTGGGTGCCATGACCGGCATCGAGTTCATGAAGAGCAATCAGCCCGCTCCGGAACTTGCCAATGCGTTGAAGGCGGAAGCATTCAATCGCGGCCTGCTTCTGCTGACGTGCGGCTCGTACGGCAATGTCCTGCGGATCATGCTGCCATTGACGGTGTCCGACGCAATTGTTGACGAGGGAATCGACATCATCGAAGGGATTTTGCTTGAGCTAACTGCCGGAGCTCCGGCTTCAACGTCCGTGTTGATGTCTGAGCGTCCCTGA
- a CDS encoding aldehyde dehydrogenase family protein, which translates to MKTSFIGGEWRQGTDIYRNINPSDTTDVVDEFSQADQTLAESAIDSAHEAFGSRKVLGIQARAEALDKVGNELLARRNELGELLSREEGKTRPEGIGEVTRAGQIFKFFAGEVVRQRGEHLDSVRPGVTVDIAREAVGVVGIITPWNFPIAIPAWKIAPALAYGNCVVFKPAEGVPSFAWALSEIISRAGFGDGVFNLLIGRGSVVGKTMLESPKVDAITFTGSTITGARVMATAGARFAKLQLEMGGKNPLVITDDADLETALNCTIQGSYYSTGQRCTASSRIIVTEGIYSKFRDALIDRLGSLQVGHALAPDTDIGPVVDANQLETDLKYVGIGKNEGATLAYGGEHLTRDTNGYFMAPALLTDVDNTMRVAREEIFGPVACLIAARDFDDALQKANDSEFGLSAGICTTSLKLASHFKREIQAGMVMVNVPTAGVDYHVPFGGRKASSYGSREQGSYAAEFYTTVKTSYNG; encoded by the coding sequence ATGAAAACTAGTTTCATTGGTGGAGAGTGGCGCCAAGGCACCGATATATATCGGAACATCAATCCTTCGGATACGACGGATGTCGTCGATGAATTTTCACAGGCGGACCAGACGCTCGCGGAATCGGCAATCGATAGTGCGCACGAGGCCTTCGGAAGCCGGAAAGTGCTCGGCATCCAGGCGCGCGCAGAGGCGCTTGATAAGGTTGGAAACGAGCTGCTTGCGCGTAGAAATGAGCTTGGTGAGCTTCTGTCACGTGAAGAGGGAAAAACAAGGCCGGAAGGAATCGGTGAGGTCACACGTGCGGGGCAGATTTTCAAATTCTTTGCCGGAGAAGTCGTTCGCCAGCGAGGGGAGCATCTGGACTCGGTGCGGCCTGGCGTGACCGTAGATATAGCGCGTGAGGCAGTGGGAGTCGTCGGCATTATCACACCTTGGAACTTTCCGATTGCCATTCCGGCATGGAAGATTGCCCCTGCTCTGGCGTACGGTAACTGCGTTGTCTTTAAACCGGCCGAAGGCGTGCCATCTTTCGCGTGGGCACTGAGCGAGATCATTAGCCGGGCTGGGTTCGGCGATGGCGTGTTCAATCTTCTGATCGGCCGAGGCAGTGTTGTCGGCAAGACTATGTTGGAAAGTCCCAAGGTAGATGCCATCACCTTTACTGGTTCCACGATCACCGGTGCACGAGTGATGGCGACGGCGGGCGCCCGCTTTGCAAAGCTACAGTTGGAAATGGGCGGGAAAAATCCGCTCGTTATTACTGACGACGCAGATCTTGAGACCGCCCTCAATTGCACCATCCAGGGCTCCTATTACTCGACGGGACAGCGCTGCACGGCTTCGAGCCGAATTATCGTCACAGAGGGGATCTACTCAAAATTTCGTGACGCGCTTATCGATCGACTCGGTAGCCTGCAGGTCGGACACGCGCTGGCTCCCGACACCGACATCGGGCCGGTCGTCGACGCTAACCAACTTGAGACAGATCTGAAGTACGTCGGCATAGGTAAGAACGAGGGCGCAACACTTGCATATGGTGGTGAGCATTTGACGCGCGACACAAACGGCTATTTCATGGCGCCGGCATTGCTCACCGATGTAGACAACACAATGCGCGTCGCTCGGGAAGAGATTTTTGGCCCGGTGGCATGTCTGATTGCAGCCCGCGACTTCGACGACGCCTTGCAGAAGGCAAATGATTCTGAATTTGGTCTTTCCGCAGGTATCTGCACGACTTCGCTCAAGCTTGCCAGTCATTTCAAGCGCGAGATTCAGGCAGGAATGGTGATGGTCAATGTGCCTACTGCCGGAGTCGATTATCACGTACCGTTTGGAGGTAGAAAAGCGTCTAGTTATGGTTCACGAGAACAAGGGAGCTACGCCGCGGAGTTCTATACCACGGTGAAGACCTCATATAACGGCTAG